The DNA sequence TATATATTATGGAAAATAAAACGATAAACGACGCTGAAAAGTCAAAAAGGTGGTTAGCTGACCTTGAGGTATCACGTTTATCATGAGAGCGTAGCTTCCTAACTTTTGGTAGGGAGCTTTGTTTTTTTTGTCACATTCAAAAAGAAAAGGGAGTGATTTTTTCATATAGTAATGTTTTTTGACAGGGATTGACATAATGGGTAAAATTAAAGAATAGGAGTTTCCTAGTTTCTTTATTCCCCCCCTTAGTAAGAAGCCTTTCCAAAAAATCTGTTCTACTACGCCTAATATCCTATACACATCTTTAGAGGGTATGTCTTCAACAGGATTTGAAACTCAAAAACATCACAAGAAAAAACATCATGAATCTTCACCGATTCCAAAAAAACAACATTCGGAGGTGGAAGTCATGGCTCAACCTAAGTACATTATGAACATCGATAAGATTGAGCACATTTCAGAACAAGAAAGAGAAAAGTTAAAACAGATTACAGAAAAGTTTGTGTTCCGAATCAATGACTATTATTTAAGTTTAATTGATTGGAAGAACCCTAATGACCCTATCAAAAAGCTAATTATACCAAATGAAGGTGAACTTCAGGAATACGGTCGCTGGGATGCCTCAGATGAGGATACAAACTATGCAGTACCTGGGTGCCAGCATAAATATGGGACAACCGCCCTTTTAATTGTATCTGAAGTATGCGGAGCTTATTGCCGTTATTGCTTTAGGAAACGCTTATTTCGAAATGATGTAAAAGAAGCAATGTCAGATGTAGCACCTGGATTAGAGTATATTAGGAATCATCCAGAGATTAATAATGTTTTATTAACTGGCGGAGACCCACTAATTTTAGCAACGAACAAACTACGATATATCATTGAAAGCCTACGAGAGATTGAACATGTCAAAATCATTCGAATTGGCTCCAAGATGCCTGTATTTAACCCTATGAGAATTTATGAAGATGAAGGCTTGTTGAATCTGATTCGAGAATATTCTACATCAGAAAAGCGAATCTATGTGATGGCGCATATAAGTCATCCACAGGAAATGACGGATAAAACGTTTAAAGGGTTACAAGCTCTGCACGATGCAGGGGCGATAATCATGAACCAAACTCCAATATTAAAAGGAGTCAACGATGATCCTGAAGTCCTAAGCCTATTATTAGATAAGTTGTCATGGGCAGGAGTAAGACCATATTATTTCTTTATTAACCGACCTGTAGCAGGAAATCGAGAGTTTGTGCTAACGCTTGAAGAAGCCTATGATATCTTTGAAAAAGCAAAAGCAAGAACATCCGGATTAGGAAAACAAGTTCGGCTCTCAATGAGCCATACATCGGGTAAAATTGAAATTCTAGCCATTGAAAATGGAAAAGCCTACTTAAAATATCACCAATCCAGAGACAATGAGTATGGAAAATTTATGGTGCTCGATTGTCCGAAGGAAGCTACCTGGTTCGATGAGTTACCAGGCAATGAAATGTATTGGAATAAACCAACGAAGAAAACAGATGAAGTCGTTTCGGTAAATGAAATGCTAGTTTAACAAATAGGGATAAGGGGGTCGTTAATCTCCCATATCCCTGTTTTATCTTGAGATTTTTCGTTTGGAAAATGTAAAAAGATAAGAGTATTCTTAGTACTTCCCATCAAAAAAAAGATAGTATACTGGTTTGGAACACGACTAGATTAGTATATAATGTAATATATAGGGAGGTTTGGAAGATGAGTATAAGCTTTGGAACGATGTTATACCAGCTTTTTTCTTTTGCATTTATTGGATTAATTATTTTCGGAATCATATTTTTTATTCGCTCAATAAAGCTTCGAAATAAACAAATCGCAACACTCGAAAAGAAAATAGACCAGTTGGATAAAAAGGTTAGTCAAAACAAAATAGAATAGTAGCAAGGAGTGTAACCGAGTTGAAAAAAAGAGGTTGTATTAAATGCGGTGGAACTGAGGCCGCGACAAAAGAAATTGCTACTACTGGCAACGGGTTATCAAAAATGTTTGATATTCAACATAACAAATTTCTAGTTGTATATTGTAAAAATTGTGGGTATTCTGAGCTTTATAATAAAGAGTCCTCGACAACATCCAATGTCATTGATTTCTTCTTCGGGGGATAAAAAAAACGTTTCTACTAACCTTACAGTCCAGAACAAAAGTAGAATAATGAAGGCACTGAAAAGTACAAAACAACTTTTCAATGCCTTTTATTTATATGGCAATGGCTTCACTCGTTGCATTGCAAAGAGGGAACTGTAAAATGACTTTTTTCAATGCCCTTGAAAATCAATCTTTTGTTGCGGCTTCGCTTTCTATTTATTAACACGGCTAAGTCTTGATATTTTATATAAATAAGAAACATAGGGCATACCAGTAAATACAAGCACAACAACCGAGAATAAGAATAAAATGATCACCGTCCATTCTAGGATAGACGAGGTATATTCTAAGAGTGAAAAGTAGAATAGAATAATGGCAATTGGCAAAGTAGGAAACAATACTTTAGCCATTGCGGTCTTTTCGCGGTTATATTTATCTACTAAGCTTAGGTTATCGGTGTAAATAGGTTTTGTTCCCGTTGGGGCTTGGAAGAAATGAAGTTGGTTTGATATCGAAAAAACATGAGTCCAACCTGCTGCATCAAACATGTCAAAATACTCTTGGTCGGGGTTTAACCGATTATCCACACTATACTCAATATCACAAGGTTCACCTTTTTGTAATGTATAGCCTAAAAAGCTAGGTTTCTCTAAAAGCCAGCCTTTTTTCGCCCACTTACTTAATTTTTTCATTTCTTTTTTCTCAGCAAAAGCTAATCCTCCACTAGCAATATATTTTGTTTTCATCTTCTTTACACTCCCTTTTGTTTTAAGATTTGTTCTGCATGAGCAACCATTTCTCTCCGGCGGTCCACCTCTTTTTTTAATATCTCGATGCCATTTTCTGTGGTCACATACGTTTTCTTTTTATCGATGTTTTCTTCAAGCAAGTCAATTAACCCAGCCTCTAATAACTTTCGTAATGTTGTATATAACGAAGCAGGCCCAATCGATATCCGGTTGTTTGTTAATTCCTCAATCGATTTCATGATGACATAGCCATGCTGAGGTTCCACTAAAGACAGTAAAATATAATAGGCTGTATCTGTTAATTCGCCCATTTCTAATGAGTCGTTACGGGGCAAAGTTTTTCACTCCTTATATCGTTTAATGATATATCGTTAAATGTATTATATCGTTTAATGATATAATTAGCAACCAAAATAAGCAAAAATAGGAAAATGGGAGGCCACTGAAAAAATACAAACCAACTTTTTTAATGCTCTCGGAAAATAGGCTTCTTTTTGGACATTCGATTTCCGTTTTTTAGTGGTAAATTATTGACAAAAATAAGACTGTATGTAAAATAATAATAGGAATTAGCACTCGGAGACCTTGAGTGCTAAAATAGAATATAGCTACTTATTTTAGTAAAGTTTGAAAGGAGAACTAACAATGGCGAGAAAAAAGCAATTTAAAGCAGAATCCAAACGTTTATTGGAAATGATGATTAACTCTATTTATACGCAAAAGGAGATTTTCTTACGTGAATTAATCTCAAATGCAAGTGATGCAATAGACAAGCTCTATTACAAGGCCTTAACGGATGAGAACCTTCAGTTTGACCAAGACAGCTACTACATAAAAGTAACACCAAACAAAGAAACAAGAACGTTAACCATTACTGATACAGGTATTGGGATGACTAAAGAGGATTTAGAAAATAACCTTGGGGTCATTGCGAAGAGCGGTTCACTAGCTTTTAAAAATGAAAATGAAATCAAAGACGGTCATGATATCATCGGCCAATTTGGAGTTGGATTTTATTCAGCTTTCATGGTAGCTGATGTTGTGACAGTGGTTAGTAAGGCGTATGGAAATGATGAAGCATACAAGTGGGAATCCACGGGTGCAGAAGGTTATACGATTGAGCAAGTGGAAAAGGACTCTGTTGGAACCGAAATCACGTTAACAATCAAAGAAAATACAGAAGACGAAAATTATGACGAGTTCGTTGAACAATATCGTCTGCAATCTATCATTAAAAAATATTCTGATTTTATTCGCTACCCGATAAAAATGGATGTGACCGGCCAACGCCCGAAAGAAGGAAGCGAAGATAATGAGCTAGAGGAATATACAGAAGAGCAAACAATTAATAGCATGGTGCCAATTTGGAGAAAGAACAAAAGTGAGCTAACAACAGAAGACTACGAGAATTTCTACCAAGAGAAGCACTATGGTTTTGATAAGCCGCTTAAGCACATTCATATTAGTGTAGATGGAATGGTTCGTTATAATGCAATCCTATATATTCCTGAAAACATTCCTTTTGATTATTATTCTAAGGAATTTGAAAAAGGGCTAGAGCTCTATTCGAATGGCGTTCTCATCATGGATAAATGCTCAGACCTTCTACCAGATTATTTTAGCTTTGTGAAAGGGATGGTTGATTCAGAAGATTTATCTCTAAACATCTCAAGGGAAATGCTGCAGCATGACCGCCAACTAAAAATGATTGCTAAGAACATTAAGAGCAAAATCAAAAGCCAACTTCAAAGTTTACTTAAAGAAGAACGTGAAAAATATGAAAAGTTCTATGAGTCATTTGGTCGCCAGCTGAAATTCAGTTTATATAATGACTTCGGGGCGAACAAAGAGGAATTAAAAGATTTAGTCATGTTCTACTCCTCAACTGAGAAAAAACTAGTGACGCTAGAAGAATATGTATCAAGAATGAAAGAAGACCAAAAATATATCTACTATGCAACAGGTGAATCACATCAACGAATTGAACGCCTTCCACAGACTGAAATGGTTGCTGAAAAAGGCTTTGAAATTCTTTACTTCACGGAAGATATTGATGAGTTTGCCATTAAGATTTTACGTGAATACCAAGAAAAAGAATTCAAGTCTGTATCAAGTGGCGATTTAGGAATTGAAGAAGACAACGAGTCTACAGAGACAGAGCAAGAAGAAAACAAAGAGTTGTTTGAGGAAATGAAGAAAATCCTTTCTGGAAAAGTAAAGGACGTTCGTATCTCTAAACGCTTACGTAACCACCCAGTTTGCATAGCAACTGAAGGTGAAGTATCGATTGAGATGGAAAAAATCCTAAAAGCGATGCCGGATAGTCAAGATGTGCAAGCGGATAAAATCTTAGAAATCAATAGCAACCATGAAGTGTTTAAGTCACTAAAAGATGCGTTTGCAAATGATAAGGAGAAACTCAGCTTGTATACGAACTTACTGTTTAACCAAGCGCTTCTCATTGAAGGCTTGCCAATTCAAGATCCTGTTGAGTTTACAAACGATATGTGCAAGATTATGGTATAACGCAAAAAGGTGTTCCAAAAAGTCATTCGTGACTCTTTTGGTACACCTTTTTTGTGGATTTGGTGCTTACGGGCACACAGTCCGCTATTTCAAGAAAAATGCTTGATTTTCACCGCAAACGGACACAGCAGCCTCTATTTTATAGTTTTAAGCGTGATTTACAGTGTTTTTTTCGAAATAAGGTCATCTGTGTCCGATAGATTAAAAAACGATGTTTTTTGCCCAAATAGCGGACTCACGGTCCGATAGCTAGCACCTACTATTCTCAAAATCAAACGGTTACTCTTTTAAGTTAAATTGTGGTAAATTAGGTGTAATACACTTTAGTAAAGGGGACATAAACATGTTTTCAAATGAAGACCGTATTTTATTTATTGGCGATAGCATTACAGATTGTGGGAGACGTGAGGATCCAGAGCAGGTAGGAGATGGCTACGTTCGCCTGATTCGTGATTATTATTATGTCATCAGTCCAGAAGCGAATTACACAGTTATTAATAAAGGAATTAGTGGAAATCGTGTCACGGATTTAGCAGCACGTTGGAATGAGGATGTTATTCAAGAGCAACCGAACTGGGTATCGATATCGATTGGGGTTAACGACGTCTGGAGACAAATCGATGGTTACACAGGAGAACAGGTTCT is a window from the Bacillus alkalicellulosilyticus genome containing:
- a CDS encoding KamA family radical SAM protein, translated to MAQPKYIMNIDKIEHISEQEREKLKQITEKFVFRINDYYLSLIDWKNPNDPIKKLIIPNEGELQEYGRWDASDEDTNYAVPGCQHKYGTTALLIVSEVCGAYCRYCFRKRLFRNDVKEAMSDVAPGLEYIRNHPEINNVLLTGGDPLILATNKLRYIIESLREIEHVKIIRIGSKMPVFNPMRIYEDEGLLNLIREYSTSEKRIYVMAHISHPQEMTDKTFKGLQALHDAGAIIMNQTPILKGVNDDPEVLSLLLDKLSWAGVRPYYFFINRPVAGNREFVLTLEEAYDIFEKAKARTSGLGKQVRLSMSHTSGKIEILAIENGKAYLKYHQSRDNEYGKFMVLDCPKEATWFDELPGNEMYWNKPTKKTDEVVSVNEMLV
- a CDS encoding DUF4083 family protein, which produces MSISFGTMLYQLFSFAFIGLIIFGIIFFIRSIKLRNKQIATLEKKIDQLDKKVSQNKIE
- a CDS encoding zinc ribbon domain-containing protein, which codes for MKKRGCIKCGGTEAATKEIATTGNGLSKMFDIQHNKFLVVYCKNCGYSELYNKESSTTSNVIDFFFGG
- a CDS encoding DUF2812 domain-containing protein is translated as MKTKYIASGGLAFAEKKEMKKLSKWAKKGWLLEKPSFLGYTLQKGEPCDIEYSVDNRLNPDQEYFDMFDAAGWTHVFSISNQLHFFQAPTGTKPIYTDNLSLVDKYNREKTAMAKVLFPTLPIAIILFYFSLLEYTSSILEWTVIILFLFSVVVLVFTGMPYVSYLYKISRLSRVNK
- a CDS encoding PadR family transcriptional regulator, whose protein sequence is MPRNDSLEMGELTDTAYYILLSLVEPQHGYVIMKSIEELTNNRISIGPASLYTTLRKLLEAGLIDLLEENIDKKKTYVTTENGIEILKKEVDRRREMVAHAEQILKQKGV
- the htpG gene encoding molecular chaperone HtpG encodes the protein MARKKQFKAESKRLLEMMINSIYTQKEIFLRELISNASDAIDKLYYKALTDENLQFDQDSYYIKVTPNKETRTLTITDTGIGMTKEDLENNLGVIAKSGSLAFKNENEIKDGHDIIGQFGVGFYSAFMVADVVTVVSKAYGNDEAYKWESTGAEGYTIEQVEKDSVGTEITLTIKENTEDENYDEFVEQYRLQSIIKKYSDFIRYPIKMDVTGQRPKEGSEDNELEEYTEEQTINSMVPIWRKNKSELTTEDYENFYQEKHYGFDKPLKHIHISVDGMVRYNAILYIPENIPFDYYSKEFEKGLELYSNGVLIMDKCSDLLPDYFSFVKGMVDSEDLSLNISREMLQHDRQLKMIAKNIKSKIKSQLQSLLKEEREKYEKFYESFGRQLKFSLYNDFGANKEELKDLVMFYSSTEKKLVTLEEYVSRMKEDQKYIYYATGESHQRIERLPQTEMVAEKGFEILYFTEDIDEFAIKILREYQEKEFKSVSSGDLGIEEDNESTETEQEENKELFEEMKKILSGKVKDVRISKRLRNHPVCIATEGEVSIEMEKILKAMPDSQDVQADKILEINSNHEVFKSLKDAFANDKEKLSLYTNLLFNQALLIEGLPIQDPVEFTNDMCKIMV